A DNA window from Acetobacter aceti NBRC 14818 contains the following coding sequences:
- a CDS encoding SDR family oxidoreductase has translation MQISASDVKIAVIGASGRSGSVLCHSLLNEGYKVIAVVRNRKNLSPELDRHCSAVREADLTDPDRLSETLKDADIVVNTAHARHLPSILAVTPVPVVALGSTRKFTRWPDAHGNGVLAGEHALREDGRPSLLLHPTMIYGAQGENNVQRLADLLKKLPVVPLPDGGRFLVQPIEQGDVTRSVVAAIPLIVSGVIKGPETLVIAGPEAVTYRQFVSMIAQFSQSRKLRIISVPDWCIRIAAYVLRKLPGVPRIEDAEIRRLTENKDFDITPMKQKLGVTPISLQEGLSRVFRK, from the coding sequence ATGCAGATTTCAGCTTCTGACGTGAAGATCGCCGTTATCGGGGCGAGTGGCCGGTCAGGTTCAGTCCTGTGTCACAGTCTTCTCAATGAAGGCTATAAAGTGATTGCTGTTGTCAGGAACAGGAAGAATCTTTCTCCAGAGCTCGACCGGCACTGTTCAGCCGTCAGGGAAGCGGACCTTACAGATCCCGATCGTCTTTCCGAGACCCTGAAGGATGCTGATATTGTCGTCAATACCGCGCATGCACGCCATCTCCCCTCTATCCTTGCCGTCACGCCTGTTCCTGTTGTGGCATTGGGCAGCACCAGAAAGTTCACACGCTGGCCGGATGCTCACGGCAACGGTGTTCTTGCTGGGGAACACGCCCTCAGAGAAGATGGAAGACCCTCCCTGCTTTTACACCCGACGATGATTTACGGTGCGCAGGGTGAAAACAATGTCCAGCGTCTGGCAGATCTTTTAAAGAAACTTCCTGTCGTTCCCTTACCTGACGGAGGACGTTTTCTTGTGCAGCCCATTGAGCAAGGGGACGTCACGCGCAGCGTTGTCGCCGCCATTCCCCTGATCGTGTCAGGTGTGATCAAAGGACCGGAAACTCTGGTTATTGCTGGTCCCGAAGCCGTCACATACAGACAATTTGTCAGCATGATCGCCCAGTTTTCTCAATCGAGAAAATTACGCATCATTTCCGTTCCGGACTGGTGCATCAGAATAGCGGCATATGTGCTGCGCAAACTTCCTGGTGTTCCCCGGATTGAAGACGCTGAAATCCGTCGACTGACGGAGAACAAAGACTTTGATATTACACCCATGAAGCAAAAACTTGGTGTAACGCCCATATCTCTTCAGGAAGGACTGTCCCGAGTATTCCGAAAATAA
- a CDS encoding acyltransferase family protein gives MSASPPLESKINPSSYRGDIDGLRAFAVIAVVVYHVFPRWLPGGFCGVDVFFVISGFLITRQISHREISFVSFYTRRVRRLAPALLCVLLATVGAGLLFLLPNEISTLGMACFAGATFLSNIFSWQTQGYFDRAASLQPLLHLWSLGVEEQFYLFWPALIAFSRSKVFSLTKVTLVTGLISFAIGLTCAFFAPAADFYLPFSRIWEFMAGAGLVLGGRKLERLSLRWRTIGSGAGLFCLVVAVFQLRQDWFFPSPTALFPVSGAALLIAAGPETWLARYILAAPPARWLGSISYPLYLWHWPLIAYEHLVHGVSHTHRSTGYAIITLSLILAALTTRFVEVPLRWKTPERRTVIGLLSALAVTAILGLTLRAWPGHRTALGSDTPGINLEKINLAEQDGIFPITQHMHVEHIQGLTVGIIGSDPANAILFTGDSLLFQWGPRVDALFAQGRLKQTVIFISGPSCAPLPVEKPAKGFTYCNAMSEVQDRILAKWSVHTIVMGALWERVFGPPPEWPAKKIRAEERLRTLSAHGKRKIVFILPTPISTRFDPAHMVTRHFTHLSLDKDALQNGIPVAPMRAEHAAMTAFLMGIAQDTGSSTLDTTQEICGSAETCFPLMNDGTPKFADQMHLRPDFTQTLTSRLDDILIAPAP, from the coding sequence ATGAGTGCAAGTCCGCCATTAGAGAGCAAAATCAATCCATCCTCCTATCGTGGAGATATCGATGGTCTGCGCGCTTTCGCGGTCATCGCGGTGGTGGTGTACCATGTCTTTCCCCGCTGGCTTCCCGGTGGCTTCTGCGGTGTGGACGTATTTTTCGTCATCTCCGGATTTCTGATCACACGTCAGATCAGTCACCGTGAAATCAGTTTTGTTTCATTCTATACCCGGCGCGTGCGTCGTCTCGCTCCCGCACTTCTCTGTGTGCTACTGGCTACAGTCGGTGCCGGACTGTTGTTTTTGCTACCCAATGAAATCAGTACGCTCGGTATGGCCTGTTTTGCTGGCGCGACCTTTCTATCCAATATTTTTTCATGGCAGACACAAGGGTATTTCGACCGGGCAGCCAGTCTCCAGCCTTTGCTGCATCTCTGGTCCCTCGGTGTTGAAGAACAGTTCTATCTCTTCTGGCCTGCCCTTATTGCTTTCTCTCGCAGCAAGGTATTTTCTCTGACCAAAGTGACTCTTGTCACGGGACTGATCTCTTTCGCTATAGGACTGACCTGCGCATTTTTTGCTCCAGCGGCAGATTTCTACCTGCCATTTTCCCGCATATGGGAGTTCATGGCGGGAGCGGGTCTCGTTCTCGGAGGACGTAAACTCGAAAGATTATCTCTCCGCTGGCGTACGATAGGGAGCGGGGCAGGACTATTCTGTCTTGTGGTTGCCGTGTTCCAGCTCAGGCAGGACTGGTTTTTCCCCTCTCCTACTGCACTTTTTCCAGTATCAGGTGCTGCTCTGCTGATCGCTGCTGGTCCTGAAACTTGGTTGGCGCGCTATATATTAGCCGCCCCTCCGGCAAGATGGCTGGGGTCCATCAGTTATCCGCTCTATCTCTGGCATTGGCCGCTCATCGCGTATGAGCATCTTGTTCATGGCGTCAGTCACACACACAGAAGCACGGGATATGCGATCATCACGCTATCCCTGATACTTGCTGCCCTGACCACACGTTTCGTCGAGGTTCCTCTGCGATGGAAAACACCCGAACGACGCACTGTTATCGGTCTTCTTTCCGCACTGGCGGTCACTGCCATATTGGGACTGACCCTGCGGGCATGGCCCGGACACAGAACGGCGCTGGGAAGCGACACACCCGGAATCAATCTTGAAAAAATAAATCTCGCCGAACAGGACGGTATTTTTCCGATTACACAGCATATGCATGTCGAGCATATACAGGGGCTAACGGTTGGTATCATCGGCTCCGATCCAGCAAACGCCATCCTGTTCACAGGCGACAGCCTTCTGTTCCAGTGGGGACCGCGTGTGGATGCCCTGTTTGCACAAGGTCGCCTGAAACAGACAGTCATTTTCATATCAGGACCGAGTTGCGCTCCTTTGCCAGTCGAAAAGCCGGCAAAAGGTTTTACCTATTGCAATGCGATGTCTGAGGTTCAGGATCGTATTCTGGCGAAGTGGTCCGTGCATACAATTGTCATGGGCGCACTCTGGGAACGGGTTTTCGGACCTCCGCCAGAGTGGCCTGCTAAAAAAATCAGGGCGGAAGAAAGACTAAGAACTCTGTCGGCACATGGAAAACGCAAGATCGTTTTCATCTTGCCAACTCCCATCAGCACTCGTTTCGATCCCGCCCATATGGTAACACGGCATTTTACGCATTTGAGTCTGGACAAGGACGCCTTGCAGAATGGTATTCCTGTTGCTCCCATGAGAGCTGAACACGCAGCAATGACAGCTTTTCTGATGGGCATCGCTCAGGATACCGGCAGTTCCACACTGGATACGACACAGGAGATCTGCGGATCAGCCGAGACCTGTTTTCCGTTGATGAATGATGGCACACCGAAATTTGCAGATCAGATGCATCTGCGGCCCGATTTCACACAGACTCTCACATCCCGACTGGATGACATTCTGATAGCGCCTGCACCGTAA